From the Pseudomonas monsensis genome, the window GTGCGTTTTGCGTTGTCGCGCAACTGGCGCGCCAGTTTCGGCTCGCTCAGCAGGGTGTCGAGCTGACGGGCGAGGGCGGCGGTGTCGACGGGGGAGGCGAGCAGGCCGTTATGCCGATGTTCGAGCACATCGGGAATCCCGCCCACCGCGAACGCCACCACCGGCACGCCAGCCTGCATCGCCTCCAGCAAAATCATCGGCGTGCCCTCGGTGCGCGAGCTGATCACCAGCGCATCGAGCTGTCGCCACCACGGTTGCATGTGGGTCTGATACCCCGGCAGACGTATCCGTTGCTGCAGACCGGCGTTGTCGATCCGTGCCTGCAACGCCTCGCGTTCCGGGCCATCGCCGAGCATCACCGCATCCAGTTGCGGATGCTGGTGACACAGCGGGATCAGCACATCGAGAAACAGATCCGGGCCTTTTTCACTGCTCAACCGTCCGACGTAACCGCTCAGCCAACGCTGCCGGTCGCCGTCCGGGACCAGCGCCGCGGCGGCGGGCAAACCGTTGGGAATTACCTGCAACTTCTCCGCCCGGACACTGGCCTGACGGTGCAGCGCGGCGATGCTTTCCGCCACGCAGACCACCCGATCCACCGACGCGGTGCGGCACAGTTGCAGGCTCAGCCAGGTGTAGAACTTCTGCTTGCGACTGCGCGGGGTGAAGCCGTGCTGGGTAATCACCAGCGGCAGGCGCAACAGCGTCGCCCCGACCCAGCCGAATAGCAGGCCCTTGAAATTGTGCGTGTTGATCAGCGGCTGTTCACTGCGCCGCTGCCGCAAGTGCTTGAGCAAT encodes:
- a CDS encoding glycosyltransferase family 4 protein, translating into MNTASAPNPALPIIHLLSSGGFYGAERMLLDHCLATPGQHQVLFLDAPAELIARFREAGVDCRGCAGLGELLKHLRQRRSEQPLINTHNFKGLLFGWVGATLLRLPLVITQHGFTPRSRKQKFYTWLSLQLCRTASVDRVVCVAESIAALHRQASVRAEKLQVIPNGLPAAAALVPDGDRQRWLSGYVGRLSSEKGPDLFLDVLIPLCHQHPQLDAVMLGDGPEREALQARIDNAGLQQRIRLPGYQTHMQPWWRQLDALVISSRTEGTPMILLEAMQAGVPVVAFAVGGIPDVLEHRHNGLLASPVDTAALARQLDTLLSEPKLARQLRDNAKRTQQDRYDLKALAERWSQLYIRTAREARA